One genomic region from Ammospiza caudacuta isolate bAmmCau1 chromosome 1, bAmmCau1.pri, whole genome shotgun sequence encodes:
- the CHCHD7 gene encoding coiled-coil-helix-coiled-coil-helix domain-containing protein 7, translating to MSRHAKKLRDQDINPCLAETDATTKCMNDNNYNKDMCTDYFLKYKNCRKFWHGIMMQRKRSGVKPEMPSAEERKKILESMGKPY from the exons ATGTCCAGGCATGCAAAAAAGCTTAGAGATCAGGATATAAATCCATGTCTAGCG GAAACAGATGCCACTACAAAATGTATGAATGACAACAACTATAACAAGGATATGTGTACTGATTACTTTTTGAAGTacaaaaactgcagaaaattcTGG CACGGCATTATGATGCAAAGGAAGAGAAGTGGTGTGAAACCAGAGATGCCctcagcagaagaaagaaagaaaatcttggAATCAATGGGGAAGCCCTACTGA